Part of the Clostridium sporogenes genome, GTATTCCACATGTACTAATAGAAACTGATATGCAAATGAAAAATTATGAACAAGCTAGAACTGCAATTCAGGCTTTTTCAGAAACACTTTAATAAAAGTTTTCAATATTTACTGTAAACTTTATTAATTGAAACATTGATTTCTTTTCTCTTTCTATAAAATAATATTTATCTTTAAAAAAGTTATGTTTAGATGGGCGAAAGGAAATCAATGTTCATATAAATTAACAAATTCATTAATATATTAGGAGGGATATAATGTTTTTCACAGAACAACATGAACTTATTAGAAAATTAGCAAGAGATTTTGCAGAGCAGGAAATAGAGCCTATTGCAGATGAAGTAGATAAAACTGCCGAGTTCCCTAAAGAAATTGTGAAAAAAATGGCCCAAAATGGTTTCTTTGGAATAAAAATGCCTAAAGAATATGGTGGAGCTGGAGCAGATAATAGAGCATATGTAACTATAATGGAGGAAATATCAAGAGCATCTGGTGTAGCTGGTATATATTTATCATCACCTAATTCATTGCTTGGAACACCATTTTTACTAGTTGGTACAGATGAGCAAAAGGAAAAATATTTAAAACCAATGATTAGAGGAGAAAAGACATTAGCTTTTGCTTTAACAGAACCAGGTGCAGGTTCAGATGCAGGAGCAGTTGCAACAACTGCTAGAGAAGAAGGAGACTATTATATATTAAATGGAAGAAAAACTTTTATTACAGGAGCTCCAATATCTGATAATATCATAGTGTTCGCAAAAACAGATATGAGCAAAGGAACAAAGGGAATTACTACATTTATAGTAGATAGTAAACAAGAAGGTGTATCTTTTGGTAAGCCTGAAGACAAGATGGGT contains:
- the acdA gene encoding 3-(aryl)acrylate reductase AcdA; protein product: MFFTEQHELIRKLARDFAEQEIEPIADEVDKTAEFPKEIVKKMAQNGFFGIKMPKEYGGAGADNRAYVTIMEEISRASGVAGIYLSSPNSLLGTPFLLVGTDEQKEKYLKPMIRGEKTLAFALTEPGAGSDAGAVATTAREEGDYYILNGRKTFITGAPISDNIIVFAKTDMSKGTKGITTFIVDSKQEGVSFGKPEDKMGMIGCPTSDIILENVKVHKSDILGEVNKGFITAMKTLSVGRIGVAAQALGIAQAAVDEAVKYAKQRKQFNRPIAKFQAIQFKLANMETKLNAAKLLVYNAAYKMDCGEKADKEASMAKYFAAESAIQIVNDALQIHGGYGYIKDYKIERLYRDVRVIAIYEGTSEVQQMVIASNLLK